The Sporomusa termitida genome has a window encoding:
- a CDS encoding PHP domain-containing protein, producing the protein MMRRFVADLHVHTLLSPCAAVEMTPRNIVWQAVDHKIDIIAITDHNACDNVPAALEAAKGTTVTVLLGMEVESREEVHLLVLFDKMRQMKEWELFTKAHMSGRLNDAARFGAQFIVDADDNFIAEKNELLLSSLTAGVAEISAQVKRLGGICIASHIDRPVYSIISQLGFIPPDVELAAVEVSRHMNAQDASVRIPAIGDLPVITASDAHVMEDFINGPKTAFYLEQPTVGEIRQALLSQNLRRVVV; encoded by the coding sequence ATGATGCGTCGGTTTGTGGCGGATCTGCATGTCCATACGCTGTTATCACCGTGTGCGGCTGTCGAAATGACGCCGCGCAATATTGTGTGGCAGGCTGTGGACCATAAGATTGATATTATTGCCATTACTGACCATAATGCCTGCGATAATGTTCCTGCAGCCCTGGAAGCCGCCAAAGGCACAACTGTTACTGTCCTGTTAGGCATGGAGGTCGAAAGCAGGGAAGAAGTGCATCTGCTTGTCTTATTTGATAAAATGAGGCAAATGAAAGAATGGGAGTTATTTACCAAAGCCCATATGTCAGGGCGCCTTAATGATGCTGCCCGGTTTGGCGCCCAGTTCATCGTCGATGCCGATGATAATTTTATAGCCGAAAAAAATGAACTTTTATTATCTTCCCTGACGGCCGGGGTTGCTGAAATCTCTGCACAAGTAAAACGCTTAGGCGGCATATGTATTGCCAGTCATATCGACAGGCCTGTATATAGCATTATTTCGCAACTGGGGTTTATTCCGCCTGATGTTGAGTTGGCAGCAGTCGAAGTATCAAGGCACATGAATGCGCAAGATGCGTCTGTCCGTATTCCTGCTATTGGCGACCTGCCTGTAATAACTGCCTCAGACGCTCATGTCATGGAAGACTTTATCAACGGCCCGAAAACGGCTTTTTATCTTGAACAGCCAACAGTGGGCGAAATCCGGCAGGCATTATTATCTCAAAATTTACGAAGGGTGGTGGTGTAA
- a CDS encoding (2Fe-2S) ferredoxin domain-containing protein produces the protein MKTLEDLKRLREQLKTKNTVRHEGGIQIIVGMGTCGIAAGARQVMTAILDEIAKQNLQTVKISQTGCIGMCEKEVLVDVVRPNEPRITYGRVTVDDIPKIISEHIVNGRIVAELAIGKFTE, from the coding sequence GTGAAAACATTAGAAGATTTAAAACGCCTACGGGAACAGCTTAAGACCAAAAATACTGTGCGCCACGAAGGTGGCATCCAAATTATTGTGGGCATGGGTACTTGCGGAATAGCAGCCGGCGCCCGTCAAGTGATGACCGCTATTTTAGATGAGATTGCCAAGCAAAATCTGCAGACGGTTAAGATAAGCCAGACCGGCTGTATTGGCATGTGTGAGAAAGAAGTGCTGGTGGATGTTGTTCGCCCTAATGAACCGAGGATAACCTATGGCCGCGTTACAGTAGACGACATCCCTAAAATTATTTCTGAGCATATCGTTAACGGTCGTATTGTTGCAGAGCTTGCTATTGGCAAATTCACTGAATAA
- a CDS encoding ATP-binding protein: MTPEQGLTLEFALTGADFNSAGEASSKIKRTLQLLGIRPDIIRRIAISAYEAEMNVIIHAYRGSIRADIHPNRTEVTVADEGPGIPDIELAMKEGYSTAPDYVREMGFGAGMGLPNMARCTDKFDIKTEAGVGTQLSMTIYH, translated from the coding sequence GTGACACCCGAACAAGGCTTAACGCTGGAGTTTGCACTGACCGGTGCGGATTTTAATAGTGCCGGCGAGGCTTCAAGCAAAATTAAGCGTACACTGCAACTGCTGGGGATTCGGCCGGATATTATCAGGCGAATTGCCATCAGTGCTTATGAAGCGGAAATGAATGTCATCATTCATGCGTACCGCGGCTCGATCAGGGCCGACATTCACCCTAATCGCACCGAGGTGACTGTGGCCGATGAAGGCCCGGGAATCCCGGATATTGAGCTGGCGATGAAAGAGGGATATTCAACGGCGCCGGATTATGTCCGGGAGATGGGCTTTGGTGCCGGCATGGGCCTGCCGAACATGGCACGTTGTACAGATAAATTTGATATTAAAACCGAAGCCGGAGTGGGAACACAACTTAGTATGACCATCTATCACTAA
- a CDS encoding acetyl-CoA hydrolase/transferase family protein: protein MIDIKDRVRNKALQAKIVSAEQAAASIKPGMNIGASGFTPAGYPKAVPLALAERMKQENFTVNLWTGASVGQELDGALAEAKGIAKRLPYQTNDSIRKAINNGTIQYTDLHLSHVAQMSRYGFLGGKVDVAIIEACAITEEGQIVPTTSLGNSASFVQSADFVIVEINTSQPLELEGMHDVYVPLDPPHRQPIPLVKADDRIGTPYIPCDPEKIAYIVPCDIKDDVRPLAAIDDDARAMTGHLIQFLKQEIEAGRMPENLLPLQSGVGSVANAVVAGLADSDFENLTVYTEVIQDGMFDLIDAGKLTFASGTSITPSPDGLKRLYDNIGEYRKKIILRPQEVANSPEVARRIGVIAMNTAIEFDIFGHVNSTHIMGTKMMNGIGGSGDFARNAYLTFFFTNSIAKKGDISSVVPMCSHFDHTEHDVDVFITERGVADVRGLSPKERARVIINNCAHPDYQPMLLDYLDRAEKATGYAHTPHLMNEALSWHTRFLETGSMKIK from the coding sequence ATGATTGACATTAAAGACCGTGTCAGAAACAAAGCGCTGCAAGCCAAAATTGTTAGTGCAGAGCAAGCGGCTGCCAGCATTAAGCCAGGGATGAATATTGGCGCCAGTGGTTTTACGCCTGCAGGCTATCCAAAGGCTGTGCCACTGGCACTGGCAGAGAGAATGAAGCAGGAGAATTTCACCGTAAACCTTTGGACCGGGGCCTCGGTAGGCCAGGAACTTGACGGGGCTTTGGCTGAGGCCAAGGGGATTGCTAAAAGGCTGCCCTATCAAACAAACGACAGTATCAGAAAAGCGATTAACAACGGTACTATCCAGTATACCGACCTGCATTTAAGCCATGTGGCGCAAATGTCGCGTTATGGTTTTCTGGGTGGCAAAGTAGATGTTGCCATTATTGAAGCTTGTGCGATCACGGAGGAGGGGCAGATTGTACCAACAACTTCACTTGGCAACTCGGCTTCCTTTGTGCAAAGCGCTGATTTTGTAATTGTTGAGATTAATACCAGCCAACCGCTTGAATTGGAAGGTATGCATGATGTCTATGTGCCGCTTGATCCGCCCCATCGTCAGCCAATACCGCTGGTGAAAGCCGATGACCGTATTGGCACTCCCTATATTCCGTGCGACCCGGAAAAAATCGCGTACATAGTTCCTTGTGATATAAAGGATGATGTTCGTCCGCTGGCAGCCATTGATGATGACGCCCGGGCCATGACCGGTCATCTTATTCAATTCCTCAAGCAAGAGATAGAAGCAGGCCGTATGCCGGAAAATCTGCTGCCACTGCAATCCGGTGTAGGTTCTGTGGCCAATGCCGTTGTGGCCGGGTTAGCTGATTCTGATTTTGAAAACCTTACTGTTTATACAGAGGTTATTCAAGATGGTATGTTTGACCTTATTGATGCGGGTAAACTGACTTTTGCGTCAGGAACTTCGATTACACCTTCACCTGATGGCTTAAAACGGCTTTATGATAATATTGGTGAATATCGCAAAAAAATCATTCTCCGGCCGCAAGAGGTTGCCAACAGCCCGGAAGTGGCCCGTCGTATCGGTGTAATTGCCATGAATACGGCGATTGAATTCGATATATTCGGACATGTCAACTCCACCCATATTATGGGTACCAAAATGATGAACGGGATCGGCGGGTCAGGCGACTTTGCCCGTAATGCCTACCTGACCTTCTTCTTTACGAATTCGATTGCCAAAAAAGGTGATATTTCTTCGGTTGTGCCGATGTGTTCGCATTTTGACCATACCGAACATGATGTTGATGTATTTATCACCGAACGCGGTGTTGCTGATGTCCGCGGCTTGAGCCCCAAAGAACGGGCCCGGGTTATTATCAATAATTGTGCCCATCCTGATTACCAGCCAATGCTGCTGGATTATCTTGACCGGGCTGAAAAAGCCACCGGTTATGCCCATACCCCGCATCTCATGAATGAGGCTCTTTCCTGGCATACTCGCTTCCTGGAAACAGGCAGTATGAAAATAAAATAG
- the nuoF gene encoding NADH-quinone oxidoreductase subunit NuoF, translated as MERIRAHVLLCAGTGCVSSGSKKVEAAFQQELAKKGLDKEVKIIETGCHGFCEMGPLVIIYPEGTFYVRVQEEDVAELVETHLFKGRIVERLLYKEPISHEKIPSYNDIVFYKKQMRYVLANCGHIDPEDINEYIAEGGYEGLGKALSELKPADVVAEIKKSGLRGRGGGGFPTGMKWEFTRNAPGTKKYVVCNADEGDPGAFMDRSVLEGDPHRLIEGMAVCGYAIGADEGYVYVRAEYPLAIKRLRIAIKQAEEIGLLGDNILSSGFNFRLKIKEGAGAFVCGEETALIASIEGKRGMPRPRPPFPAVSGLWGKPTNINNVETFGNVPQIITKGADWYASIGTERSKGTKVFALTGRINNTGLAEVPMGISMREIIYEIGGGIPNEKKFKAVQIGGPSGGCLPENMLDLPVDYDSLIKAGAMMGSGGLVVMDETTCMVDVAKFFLNFTQSESCGKCTPCREGTKRMLEILTRITDGLGRPGDIALLESMAKNIKTTALCGLGQTAPNPVLSTLRYFRDEYEAHIHDQRCPAGACTNLLQYNITDTCKGCGLCKKVCPAEAISGEVKAQHEIDLSKCIKCGACIAKCPFKSIVKA; from the coding sequence ATGGAACGCATAAGAGCGCATGTGCTCCTTTGCGCCGGTACTGGTTGTGTGTCTTCAGGTTCGAAAAAAGTTGAAGCAGCCTTCCAGCAGGAACTGGCTAAAAAAGGCTTAGATAAAGAGGTAAAAATTATTGAGACCGGTTGCCATGGCTTCTGCGAAATGGGGCCGCTGGTCATTATTTATCCGGAAGGAACTTTCTATGTCCGGGTTCAGGAAGAAGATGTGGCAGAACTTGTTGAAACCCATTTGTTTAAGGGGCGTATTGTAGAACGGCTGTTGTATAAAGAACCGATCAGTCATGAAAAGATCCCCAGTTATAATGATATTGTTTTTTATAAGAAACAGATGCGATATGTACTGGCCAACTGCGGACACATTGACCCTGAAGATATTAACGAGTATATTGCTGAAGGCGGTTACGAAGGCCTTGGTAAAGCTCTCTCGGAATTGAAGCCGGCCGACGTTGTGGCGGAAATAAAAAAATCCGGGCTCAGGGGCCGGGGCGGCGGTGGTTTCCCGACCGGTATGAAGTGGGAGTTCACCCGCAATGCTCCCGGTACTAAAAAATATGTGGTATGTAATGCCGACGAAGGTGATCCCGGTGCCTTTATGGACCGCAGTGTGCTTGAAGGCGACCCTCATCGACTCATTGAAGGCATGGCTGTCTGTGGTTATGCTATTGGGGCCGACGAAGGTTATGTATATGTCCGGGCCGAGTATCCGCTGGCGATTAAACGCCTTAGAATTGCGATTAAGCAAGCTGAGGAAATAGGGTTATTAGGTGACAACATTTTAAGTTCCGGTTTTAATTTCAGACTGAAAATCAAGGAAGGGGCCGGCGCCTTTGTGTGTGGTGAGGAAACCGCCCTGATTGCGTCAATTGAGGGCAAGCGCGGTATGCCGCGTCCCCGTCCGCCGTTCCCTGCCGTTTCCGGTTTGTGGGGCAAGCCTACCAATATCAACAATGTGGAGACTTTTGGCAATGTACCGCAGATTATTACCAAAGGTGCGGACTGGTATGCCTCAATCGGCACCGAACGCAGCAAGGGCACTAAAGTATTTGCCCTTACCGGCCGGATTAATAATACCGGTTTAGCAGAAGTTCCCATGGGTATCAGCATGCGGGAAATTATTTATGAAATTGGCGGCGGCATACCTAACGAGAAAAAGTTTAAGGCTGTGCAAATCGGCGGCCCGTCCGGCGGCTGTCTGCCGGAAAACATGCTCGATCTGCCTGTAGATTATGATTCTCTTATCAAGGCCGGGGCAATGATGGGATCCGGCGGCCTGGTTGTTATGGACGAAACCACCTGCATGGTTGACGTTGCCAAGTTCTTCCTCAATTTCACCCAGTCCGAGTCCTGCGGTAAATGCACACCCTGCCGTGAAGGGACTAAACGCATGCTGGAGATTCTTACCCGCATAACCGATGGGCTGGGTCGTCCCGGTGATATTGCACTGCTTGAATCAATGGCGAAAAATATTAAAACCACCGCCTTGTGCGGCCTTGGTCAAACGGCCCCCAATCCGGTACTTTCCACCCTGCGCTATTTCCGTGATGAATATGAAGCCCATATTCATGATCAACGCTGCCCGGCCGGGGCTTGCACCAATCTGCTGCAGTACAACATTACCGATACTTGTAAGGGCTGCGGTCTGTGCAAAAAGGTATGCCCGGCTGAAGCTATTAGTGGTGAGGTCAAGGCGCAGCATGAGATTGATTTGTCCAAGTGTATCAAATGCGGTGCCTGTATTGCTAAATGTCCGTTTAAATCAATTGTTAAAGCCTAA
- a CDS encoding [Fe-Fe] hydrogenase large subunit C-terminal domain-containing protein — protein sequence MAERYHSVRLTDEKCQGCVNCTRRCPTEAIRIRGGKAQITSSRCIDCGECIRYCPGHAKTAVTDELADLKKYKYNIALPAPSLYGQFSVDIPVRAILSGLLKLGFNEVFEVAHGAEIVSLAIRDHLKRKDIPRPAISSACPAIVRLIQVKYPELIDHLAPFDAPVEVAARLARAEAEELPGLTPENIGVWFITPCPAKMTAVYQPLGAEKSNITGAIAISKIYPALLKVVTAELQDARRQASWVGVGWAVSGGETNSVGADNVLIVHDVHHVANVLEQVALGKLKDVDYIEMLACAGGCIGGPLTVENRYVAEHRMKQRISRKKMEDPKFGRLPRTDYSEFELGVAGRRAIEPKPILRLDADITKAMNKIEFMDRTLKSLPGLDCGSCGSPNCKALAEDIAQGLASMTDCVFILRKKVRDLAYEMVDLADKLPPPLDKNQEYEEKEKC from the coding sequence GTGGCAGAACGATACCATTCGGTTCGCCTGACGGATGAGAAATGTCAGGGCTGTGTGAACTGCACTAGGCGGTGCCCTACGGAAGCTATCCGCATTCGCGGCGGCAAGGCGCAAATAACATCTTCGCGATGTATTGATTGTGGCGAATGTATCCGCTACTGTCCGGGACATGCCAAGACAGCAGTGACCGATGAGCTTGCCGACCTGAAAAAATATAAATATAATATTGCCCTGCCTGCCCCCAGCCTCTATGGCCAGTTTAGTGTGGACATTCCGGTAAGGGCTATCCTGTCGGGGTTGTTAAAGCTTGGCTTTAATGAAGTTTTTGAGGTGGCTCATGGAGCCGAAATTGTGTCCCTTGCCATCCGAGATCACTTAAAACGTAAGGATATCCCCAGGCCGGCAATCTCGTCAGCCTGTCCGGCTATCGTCCGGCTGATTCAGGTAAAATACCCTGAACTTATCGATCATCTGGCACCCTTTGACGCCCCGGTCGAGGTTGCGGCAAGATTGGCGCGGGCGGAGGCTGAAGAACTGCCGGGCCTCACACCGGAAAACATCGGTGTATGGTTTATAACGCCGTGTCCGGCGAAGATGACGGCAGTATATCAGCCGCTGGGAGCAGAAAAATCTAATATTACCGGGGCGATCGCAATTAGTAAAATTTATCCCGCTTTATTAAAAGTAGTGACTGCCGAACTTCAGGATGCCAGGCGTCAGGCCTCCTGGGTAGGGGTTGGCTGGGCCGTTTCCGGCGGTGAAACCAATTCGGTTGGCGCGGACAATGTCTTAATCGTTCATGATGTTCACCATGTTGCCAATGTATTGGAGCAAGTGGCCTTAGGCAAACTCAAGGATGTCGATTATATCGAGATGCTGGCCTGTGCCGGCGGCTGTATTGGCGGCCCTTTAACTGTTGAAAACCGGTATGTCGCCGAACACCGGATGAAACAGCGTATTTCCAGGAAAAAGATGGAGGACCCTAAATTTGGCAGACTGCCGCGGACCGATTACTCGGAGTTCGAACTTGGGGTAGCCGGACGCCGGGCCATAGAGCCCAAACCGATATTGCGCCTTGATGCTGATATTACCAAAGCCATGAATAAAATAGAATTTATGGACCGGACTTTAAAGAGTCTGCCGGGACTGGATTGCGGCTCCTGCGGCTCGCCCAATTGCAAGGCTTTGGCGGAAGATATTGCTCAGGGACTAGCCAGTATGACCGACTGCGTATTTATCCTCCGGAAAAAGGTCCGGGATTTGGCGTATGAAATGGTTGACCTGGCAGATAAGCTGCCGCCGCCGCTTGATAAAAACCAGGAGTATGAGGAGAAGGAAAAATGTTAG
- a CDS encoding serine kinase, producing the protein MTVEELITLLPLTVVSGQSKLGHEITGGYVSDLLSNVMGQACAGNVWVTMQGHQNIVAVASLTGLAAVIIAGGVKLDKDAAGKAESEEIVILSTLLSSFEITGRLYQLGIAGK; encoded by the coding sequence GTGACTGTTGAAGAATTAATTACACTACTGCCGCTGACAGTCGTGTCAGGGCAGTCCAAGCTTGGTCATGAAATTACCGGCGGTTACGTTTCAGACCTGCTGAGCAATGTTATGGGGCAGGCCTGTGCCGGCAATGTCTGGGTTACTATGCAGGGACATCAGAATATCGTGGCAGTTGCATCTCTGACAGGACTGGCAGCGGTTATTATTGCCGGCGGCGTTAAGCTTGACAAGGATGCTGCCGGCAAGGCCGAGTCAGAAGAAATAGTGATTCTGAGTACGCTGCTTTCCTCTTTTGAGATAACAGGACGTTTATATCAGTTGGGGATTGCCGGAAAATGA
- the nuoE gene encoding NADH-quinone oxidoreductase subunit NuoE yields the protein MNSDKETKCCCGGGEAGKLALDQLDVILAKYQGVKGALIPVLQEAQHAYGYLPKEVIQAIAEKMAIPVSQIYGVVTFYSQFHLNPRGKNIIRVCQGTACHVRGAKAILTMLEENLSVKAGGTTPDLKFTLETVACIGACGLAPVLMVNDDTHGRLTTQLIPEILARYA from the coding sequence ATGAACAGCGATAAGGAAACCAAATGCTGCTGTGGCGGCGGTGAAGCAGGCAAGTTAGCGCTTGACCAACTGGATGTGATACTTGCAAAATATCAGGGGGTAAAAGGGGCTCTCATCCCCGTACTGCAGGAAGCGCAACATGCCTACGGCTACCTGCCTAAAGAAGTAATCCAGGCTATTGCGGAAAAAATGGCGATTCCTGTCAGTCAAATTTATGGTGTAGTAACTTTCTATTCTCAATTTCATTTAAATCCCCGGGGAAAAAATATTATCCGTGTCTGCCAGGGGACTGCCTGCCATGTACGTGGTGCCAAGGCAATCCTCACTATGCTGGAAGAGAATTTAAGCGTCAAAGCCGGCGGCACTACCCCTGATCTTAAGTTTACGTTAGAAACAGTAGCCTGCATCGGTGCCTGCGGGTTGGCTCCAGTGTTAATGGTTAATGATGATACCCACGGCCGGTTGACTACGCAACTAATACCTGAAATCCTGGCTAGATACGCCTAA
- a CDS encoding ATP-binding protein, which translates to MRELSLHILDLVQNSLEAGANIVKLEVIEDLSADVLVIRVADNGRGMDEKLRQLVIDPFVTTRLTRRVGLGLPLMEMSTKRCDGYLKIQSTPGQGTIIEASYRHHHLDRPPLGNIVETIKTILVANPTLNFLYRHTVNDRKFTVSSQELADILDGVPLTQPDILIWLHKYLSDHIANLYGGVEK; encoded by the coding sequence ATGCGTGAACTATCACTCCATATCCTGGATTTAGTGCAAAACTCGCTTGAAGCCGGGGCTAATATTGTTAAACTTGAAGTTATTGAAGATCTGTCAGCCGATGTTTTAGTTATCCGCGTGGCTGATAACGGGCGGGGTATGGATGAGAAGCTCCGTCAACTTGTAATTGACCCTTTTGTTACTACCAGGTTGACACGACGCGTTGGCTTAGGACTGCCGTTAATGGAGATGTCGACCAAACGCTGTGACGGATATTTGAAAATACAATCAACACCAGGCCAAGGGACAATAATAGAGGCAAGTTATCGTCATCATCATCTGGACCGACCTCCATTAGGTAACATAGTAGAGACAATTAAGACAATTCTTGTTGCTAACCCCACATTGAACTTTTTGTATCGTCATACTGTCAATGACAGAAAATTTACTGTTTCTTCGCAGGAGTTAGCCGATATCCTGGATGGTGTACCGCTAACCCAACCAGATATATTAATCTGGCTTCATAAATACTTGTCCGATCATATAGCTAATTTGTACGGAGGTGTCGAAAAGTGA
- a CDS encoding redox-sensing transcriptional repressor Rex, whose protein sequence is MKEHKENAVISKATIDRLPLYYRYLKLSQEEGIEIISSDELGRKIGVTPEQIRKDLSAFGEFGKKGVGYYVRELTRNIGEILGLNRQWNIAIAGVGHLGWALANYANFSPQGFQLQAIFDIDPDKIGRYINEIEIFHIARIPEIIAARNIQIGIVTVPAEYAQDITTSYVEAGIKGIWNFAPIKLEVPTTVHVVSEDLSIGLSSMSYYLSRQLY, encoded by the coding sequence ATGAAAGAACACAAAGAGAATGCGGTGATCTCTAAAGCAACGATTGATAGACTGCCGCTTTATTATCGGTACCTTAAACTAAGTCAGGAGGAAGGGATTGAGATTATATCCTCTGACGAATTGGGGCGGAAAATTGGCGTTACACCGGAGCAGATACGCAAAGATTTATCCGCTTTTGGTGAGTTTGGCAAAAAAGGTGTTGGCTATTACGTGCGCGAGCTTACGCGCAATATCGGCGAAATACTGGGACTCAACCGTCAGTGGAATATAGCTATTGCCGGTGTGGGGCACCTGGGCTGGGCTTTGGCCAATTATGCTAATTTTTCGCCCCAGGGATTTCAATTGCAGGCTATTTTTGATATTGATCCAGATAAAATCGGGCGATATATTAATGAAATCGAAATTTTTCATATTGCCAGAATACCGGAAATCATTGCTGCCAGGAATATTCAAATCGGGATAGTAACGGTGCCGGCCGAATACGCCCAGGACATCACTACAAGCTATGTTGAGGCCGGAATTAAAGGTATCTGGAATTTTGCGCCGATAAAGCTTGAAGTCCCCACAACTGTCCATGTAGTCAGTGAAGACCTGTCAATAGGCTTAAGCAGTATGTCATATTATCTTTCCCGCCAATTATATTAG
- a CDS encoding NADH-dependent [FeFe] hydrogenase, group A6, with translation MEMVNLTIDGQKVSVPKTSTVLEAANSLGIKVPTLCYHPELRVEGACRVCMVEVEGARSLVASCVYPVNEGMVVRTNTADVREARKMVVELLLANHPTECLACQRNLNCELQNMAADLGVREIRFDGDKKNYPLDDKNPSLVRDQSKCILCGRCIRACSERQGVHVYSFANRGFNTTVVPAFNLGLDEVACTYCGQCAAVCPTGAIVEKDDTEAVWQAIGDPAKHVIVQTAPAVRVALGEALGLPHGTIVTGKMVSALKRLGFNKVFDTDFTADLTIWEEGSEFIDRLSNGGKLPMITSCSPGWVNFIELKYPDLLDHLSSAKSPQQMFGALAKTYYAEKAGIDPKDIVSVSIMPCTAKKAEAARPEMNSSGYQDVDYVLTTRELSRMIRAAGLTFATLEEAEFDAPLGIGSGAGVIFGATGGVMEAALRTVVKLVTGNELDNIEFHTVRGMTGIKEAEVPVKEGLTAKVAVAHTLANARVLLDKIRAGEADYHFIEIMACPGGCSGGGGQPIITSAEHRQKRIDAIYECDKCSTLRKSHDNPAVAELYESWLGKPLGEKSHHLLHTHYHPQKKC, from the coding sequence ATGGAAATGGTTAATTTAACAATCGATGGACAAAAGGTTTCTGTGCCTAAAACATCGACTGTTCTGGAAGCGGCAAATTCGCTGGGAATAAAAGTGCCGACTTTGTGCTATCATCCTGAACTGCGTGTGGAAGGGGCCTGCCGGGTGTGCATGGTAGAAGTTGAAGGCGCCCGCAGTTTGGTTGCGTCCTGCGTGTATCCTGTAAATGAAGGCATGGTTGTCCGGACGAATACAGCAGATGTGCGTGAAGCCCGGAAAATGGTGGTCGAGCTTCTACTGGCCAACCACCCGACAGAGTGCTTGGCCTGCCAGCGTAACTTAAACTGTGAACTCCAGAATATGGCAGCCGATCTGGGAGTCAGAGAAATCCGGTTTGACGGCGACAAGAAAAATTATCCGCTGGACGATAAAAATCCGTCTTTGGTCCGCGATCAAAGCAAATGTATTTTATGCGGCCGCTGCATCCGGGCTTGCAGTGAACGGCAAGGGGTTCATGTGTATAGCTTTGCTAACCGGGGTTTTAACACAACGGTTGTACCGGCCTTTAATCTGGGCTTAGATGAAGTGGCATGCACCTACTGCGGTCAGTGTGCGGCTGTGTGTCCGACCGGCGCTATTGTCGAAAAAGACGATACCGAAGCGGTATGGCAGGCTATCGGTGATCCAGCGAAGCATGTCATTGTTCAAACGGCTCCCGCTGTACGGGTGGCTTTAGGTGAAGCACTAGGGCTGCCTCATGGTACAATCGTTACCGGCAAGATGGTGTCAGCTTTAAAACGGCTGGGCTTTAACAAGGTTTTTGATACAGATTTTACTGCTGACCTTACTATCTGGGAAGAAGGTTCAGAATTTATCGACCGCCTGAGCAATGGTGGCAAGCTGCCGATGATTACCTCCTGCAGCCCGGGCTGGGTTAACTTCATTGAATTAAAATATCCCGATCTGCTGGATCATCTGTCCTCTGCCAAATCACCGCAACAGATGTTTGGTGCATTGGCTAAAACTTATTATGCCGAAAAGGCCGGCATTGATCCTAAGGATATTGTCTCTGTATCCATCATGCCGTGTACAGCCAAAAAAGCGGAGGCCGCCCGGCCGGAGATGAATTCCAGCGGCTATCAGGATGTTGACTATGTCCTGACAACCCGTGAATTATCCCGGATGATCCGTGCCGCCGGCTTAACCTTTGCAACTCTGGAAGAGGCCGAATTCGACGCTCCGCTTGGTATTGGCTCAGGGGCCGGCGTAATCTTTGGTGCTACCGGCGGGGTTATGGAAGCTGCCCTCCGGACGGTTGTGAAACTGGTTACAGGCAATGAGCTTGATAATATTGAGTTCCATACCGTTCGCGGCATGACTGGCATTAAAGAGGCTGAGGTGCCGGTAAAAGAAGGCTTAACAGCTAAAGTTGCCGTAGCTCACACTTTGGCCAATGCCCGTGTGCTGCTTGATAAAATTCGCGCCGGTGAGGCTGATTATCACTTTATTGAAATAATGGCTTGCCCCGGCGGTTGTTCAGGCGGCGGCGGCCAGCCGATCATTACGTCTGCTGAACACCGGCAAAAACGTATTGATGCCATTTATGAATGTGATAAGTGCTCTACTCTGCGGAAATCGCATGATAATCCGGCTGTTGCCGAACTATATGAGAGCTGGCTGGGTAAACCGCTGGGTGAAAAGTCGCACCATCTGCTGCATACTCACTATCATCCACAAAAGAAATGTTAA